One genomic window of Paenibacillus xylanilyticus includes the following:
- a CDS encoding RluA family pseudouridine synthase yields MNKRNRSTGRPSAKGKGPASASAARSPKANASTSSSGAPTSRNSGASKKPLTSKSSAASKPKHSGTPKRAGNAHYRKQEPPRQYKVTEPDELLNFLLQHLKSGRNAVKSILGRGQVSVDQTVVTKFNHPLTPGQMVSISKEGAVAAPTMSGLTILHEDDDIIVIRKDAGLLSIAADRSDEITAYRQLTEHVRRTDSRNRIFVVHRLDRDTSGVMMFAKSEEVKQNLQDNWKDKVQERVYVALVEGQVAKPVGTISSWLKESKTLKMYSSPRPNDGQHAVTHYKRLQSNREFSLLEVRLETGRKNQIRVHMEDLGHPIAGDKKYGSRTKTLGRLGLHARVLSFIHPTTDELMTFETDIPKQFLYPFRTDAPASK; encoded by the coding sequence ATGAATAAACGCAATCGATCAACAGGCCGTCCATCGGCCAAAGGTAAAGGACCAGCGAGTGCCTCGGCAGCACGTTCCCCGAAAGCTAACGCTTCGACTTCATCTTCTGGGGCTCCCACATCCCGTAATAGTGGAGCATCGAAGAAGCCCTTAACCTCGAAGTCCTCGGCTGCTTCCAAACCCAAACATTCAGGTACTCCCAAACGCGCGGGCAATGCCCATTATCGTAAACAGGAACCACCTCGCCAATATAAAGTAACTGAACCGGATGAGCTGCTGAACTTCCTGCTCCAGCATCTAAAATCAGGCCGGAATGCCGTCAAGTCCATCCTGGGACGAGGACAAGTATCCGTAGACCAGACCGTAGTCACCAAGTTTAACCATCCGCTGACGCCTGGACAGATGGTTTCCATCAGCAAGGAAGGCGCCGTAGCCGCACCAACCATGTCAGGACTTACGATTTTGCATGAAGACGATGACATTATCGTGATTCGCAAGGATGCCGGACTGTTGTCCATTGCAGCAGATCGTAGCGATGAGATCACCGCGTATCGTCAACTGACTGAGCACGTACGCCGTACCGATTCGCGCAATCGCATATTTGTCGTGCACCGGCTGGATCGGGATACATCAGGTGTCATGATGTTCGCGAAGAGTGAAGAAGTGAAGCAGAATCTGCAGGACAATTGGAAGGACAAGGTGCAGGAACGCGTATACGTGGCGCTTGTCGAAGGTCAGGTAGCCAAACCGGTGGGCACCATTTCCTCCTGGCTGAAGGAGAGCAAAACGCTGAAGATGTACTCCAGCCCACGTCCCAACGATGGACAGCATGCGGTTACACACTATAAACGGCTTCAATCGAACCGTGAGTTCTCCCTGCTCGAAGTTCGGCTGGAGACCGGTCGCAAAAACCAGATCCGCGTGCATATGGAAGATCTCGGCCATCCCATTGCAGGCGACAAGAAGTATGGTTCTCGCACCAAAACACTCGGACGTCTTGGACTCCATGCACGCGTGTTATCCTTCATTCATCCTACAACGGACGAGCTCATGACCTTCGAGACGGATATTCCGAAGCAATTCCTCTATCCTTTCCGTACAGATGCGCCAGCTTCGAAGTAA
- a CDS encoding GT-D fold domain-containing glycosyltransferase, which produces MNSKYLEMDGVLDQLEEAIREQRPFSLVRVGDGENIVMSQETVWTTEQVLQERWTIKANLGQKGLTLPNLQLRDEVAASLQRADLVGVLPYGDSSIKAPDHLKRPLTDMVFAHFGISPALTCHACVNRELAQTPRFWEMLAGKRILLVTRELEALHNTLMREPYHLNIAAALPFDRWEEMGETLQWIQTNPDAFDIALFCCGVNAVVLAERTAALTGKVAIDFGKANNIILKGRAN; this is translated from the coding sequence ATGAATTCAAAATATCTTGAAATGGATGGTGTGCTGGATCAGTTGGAAGAGGCAATCAGAGAACAGCGTCCGTTCTCTCTTGTTCGCGTTGGGGATGGCGAGAATATTGTCATGTCCCAGGAAACGGTATGGACGACGGAGCAGGTTCTTCAGGAGCGCTGGACCATTAAGGCGAATCTGGGACAAAAAGGGCTTACCCTTCCCAATCTGCAGCTCCGAGATGAAGTGGCTGCTTCTCTGCAGCGGGCCGATCTCGTCGGTGTGCTTCCCTACGGAGACAGTTCAATCAAAGCCCCCGACCATCTCAAACGGCCGCTAACCGACATGGTGTTCGCCCATTTCGGCATCTCTCCTGCGCTCACTTGCCATGCCTGCGTGAACCGGGAATTGGCTCAGACACCACGCTTCTGGGAAATGCTCGCAGGCAAACGTATTCTGCTGGTTACCCGCGAGCTTGAGGCACTGCATAACACGCTGATGCGGGAACCCTATCATCTGAATATTGCAGCTGCATTGCCCTTTGATCGTTGGGAAGAGATGGGAGAAACACTGCAGTGGATTCAAACCAACCCGGATGCATTTGACATTGCCCTCTTCTGCTGCGGAGTTAATGCCGTCGTCCTGGCCGAACGCACAGCTGCACTGACGGGTAAAGTGGCAATCGACTTTGGAAAAGCCAATAACATCATTCTCAAAGGCCGTGCCAACTGA
- the speD gene encoding adenosylmethionine decarboxylase encodes MTLTPEQRIQLHGFNNLTKSLSFNMYDICYTKTKEEREAYIEYIDEQYNADRLSKILKNVADIIGAHVLNIAQQDYVPQGASVTMLVSEGPIVEVPEESFEESPGPLPDNVVMQLDKSHITVHTYPEFHPSEGISTFRADIDVSTCGEISPLKALNYLIHSFDTDIMIMDYRVRGFTRDTSGRKLFIDHEIGSIQNYIPDEIKKGFDMIDVNVYQENIFHTKCKLKAFDLDNYLFGYTKDKLSQAEQHEITEWLKLEMDEIYYGKNINRPSVQNSDSL; translated from the coding sequence ATGACATTAACGCCTGAGCAGCGCATTCAACTGCATGGGTTCAACAACCTGACCAAGTCGCTGAGCTTCAACATGTACGACATCTGCTACACCAAAACCAAAGAAGAACGCGAAGCTTATATTGAATATATCGATGAACAATACAACGCAGATCGTCTGAGCAAAATTCTGAAAAATGTTGCGGACATCATTGGTGCGCATGTGCTCAATATCGCGCAGCAGGATTATGTCCCCCAAGGGGCCAGTGTGACGATGCTTGTCTCGGAAGGACCGATCGTGGAGGTTCCGGAGGAGTCGTTTGAAGAATCCCCAGGTCCGCTCCCGGACAATGTCGTCATGCAGCTCGACAAGAGCCATATCACTGTTCATACGTATCCCGAATTCCACCCCAGTGAAGGGATCAGTACCTTCCGTGCCGATATCGACGTCTCCACCTGTGGGGAAATCTCGCCGCTGAAGGCGCTCAATTATCTGATCCATTCGTTTGACACGGATATCATGATCATGGATTATCGGGTTCGTGGATTCACGCGGGATACGAGCGGCCGCAAGCTGTTTATTGACCACGAGATCGGTTCGATTCAGAACTATATTCCGGACGAGATCAAAAAAGGCTTCGACATGATTGACGTTAACGTGTATCAGGAAAATATTTTCCACACGAAATGCAAGCTGAAGGCGTTTGACCTCGATAACTACCTCTTTGGTTATACCAAGGACAAGCTGAGCCAGGCGGAACAGCATGAAATTACGGAGTGGCTGAAGCTTGAGATGGATGAGATTTATTATGGCAAAAATATAAACCGTCCTTCTGTACAGAATTCCGATTCGTTATAA
- a CDS encoding RNA polymerase sigma factor → MTPTELTVAAQKGDAEAFAALMAMHQSRLYRIAYAYLHNEGDALEAIQESTYRAYRKLKKLKEPSYFGTWLIRILLNYCADERKRKNRYSPVTEMHEPSSWDRPEDPDLAAAVSALDPDCKQIIILSYFEGFSLTETAEILDIPVGTVKSRLHRTLGQLRAQLQMKGDA, encoded by the coding sequence GTGACCCCTACTGAGCTTACTGTTGCCGCACAAAAAGGGGATGCTGAGGCTTTTGCTGCCTTAATGGCAATGCATCAGAGCCGCCTGTATCGTATCGCTTATGCTTACCTGCACAACGAGGGAGATGCCCTGGAAGCGATACAGGAGTCTACATACCGAGCATACCGCAAACTAAAAAAACTAAAAGAGCCTTCATACTTCGGCACCTGGCTCATTCGCATCCTGCTCAATTACTGTGCAGACGAACGCAAACGGAAGAACCGTTATAGCCCCGTCACGGAGATGCACGAACCGAGCAGTTGGGACCGGCCCGAAGACCCGGATCTCGCCGCAGCTGTATCTGCATTGGACCCGGATTGCAAACAGATTATTATCCTGAGTTATTTCGAAGGATTCTCCCTCACCGAAACTGCAGAGATCCTCGACATTCCGGTTGGTACGGTCAAATCCCGACTTCACCGGACACTTGGACAGCTTCGTGCTCAGCTACAAATGAAAGGAGATGCATGA
- a CDS encoding polysaccharide biosynthesis protein — MIKGQTILITGGTGSWGQKLTEVLLEQDPAEIRILSRNEYAQIAMQREFNHDARLRFLIGDIRDYRAVEDACKGVDVLFHLAALKHVPVCEDQPDEAFKTNVIGTQNIIRAAIRMQIPKVIDVSTDKAVDPINVYGMTKALGEKMMIRANWLSEHTRFVCIRGGNVLGTSGSVVPLFRRQIDEGKSLTITDKGMTRFFLTRTEAIYLLLKAAEAAVGGETFVMKMKACNMTDLASVMLEQAGRPASDYQVTGIRPGEKLHEVLISPYEAPRTYQYDEQYYVILPQEPDKRLNDAYRTLPRVTFSEYGSDSDLMKRQAIAEFLRAGGYID, encoded by the coding sequence ATGATTAAAGGACAAACGATTCTGATCACTGGAGGAACAGGCTCCTGGGGTCAAAAGCTGACTGAGGTCCTGCTGGAACAGGACCCTGCCGAGATTCGCATTCTGTCGCGTAACGAATATGCCCAGATTGCCATGCAGCGGGAATTCAACCATGATGCCCGTCTGCGTTTCCTCATCGGGGATATCCGGGATTACCGCGCAGTGGAGGATGCGTGCAAGGGTGTGGACGTCCTTTTTCATCTGGCTGCATTAAAACATGTTCCGGTATGCGAGGACCAGCCGGACGAAGCGTTTAAAACGAATGTCATCGGTACGCAGAATATTATCCGCGCCGCGATCCGTATGCAGATTCCCAAAGTCATCGATGTCTCGACCGACAAAGCCGTAGATCCGATCAACGTATACGGCATGACGAAGGCTCTTGGCGAAAAAATGATGATCCGCGCCAATTGGCTGAGTGAACACACCCGGTTTGTCTGCATCCGCGGCGGCAATGTGCTGGGTACAAGCGGCAGTGTGGTGCCGCTATTCCGTCGCCAGATCGATGAAGGTAAAAGCTTGACCATAACGGATAAGGGCATGACCCGCTTTTTCCTGACTCGTACGGAAGCCATCTATCTGCTGCTTAAGGCGGCTGAGGCTGCGGTAGGAGGAGAGACATTTGTGATGAAAATGAAAGCCTGCAACATGACGGATCTGGCGTCAGTTATGCTGGAACAGGCCGGACGTCCGGCGAGCGACTACCAGGTTACCGGCATACGCCCAGGCGAGAAATTGCATGAAGTGCTGATTTCGCCTTATGAGGCGCCGCGTACCTATCAATATGATGAGCAATATTACGTGATCCTGCCGCAGGAACCGGACAAGCGCCTGAACGATGCATATCGTACACTGCCCCGAGTGACCTTCTCCGAGTACGGTTCGGACAGTGACTTGATGAAGCGGCAGGCCATTGCCGAATTTTTGCGTGCAGGCGGCTATATCGACTAA
- a CDS encoding DUF1273 domain-containing protein encodes MKNLLITGYRAHELQIFGQKHEGIPFIKKAISSRLTPLVEDGLEWVLTPGQYGVDLWACEVVLELKETYPHLKLSIITAFQNPEEQWKEDKQEYYRTILQGVDYYGAVSKQPYIGPWQFTARDDLLLRKSDGILLVYDEDAAEGSPRFVKEKAVKKQQNEDYTIISVTSEDIQSIAEDERMNSVSEYEDSSF; translated from the coding sequence CTGAAAAACCTGTTAATAACCGGATACCGGGCACATGAACTGCAAATTTTCGGACAGAAGCATGAAGGAATTCCCTTTATCAAAAAGGCCATCTCCTCCCGTCTCACGCCGCTTGTCGAGGATGGACTGGAGTGGGTGCTGACTCCTGGACAATATGGTGTGGACCTGTGGGCCTGCGAGGTGGTACTTGAGCTGAAAGAGACCTATCCCCACTTGAAGCTGTCCATTATCACTGCCTTTCAGAACCCGGAGGAACAATGGAAAGAAGACAAGCAGGAATACTACCGCACCATCCTTCAGGGCGTGGATTACTACGGAGCGGTGAGCAAGCAGCCTTACATCGGCCCATGGCAATTTACAGCACGGGATGACTTGCTGCTGCGCAAAAGCGATGGCATCCTGTTGGTCTATGATGAGGATGCCGCAGAAGGCAGCCCCCGTTTTGTGAAGGAAAAAGCCGTGAAGAAACAGCAAAATGAGGATTACACGATCATCAGTGTCACTTCCGAGGATATTCAGTCCATCGCCGAGGACGAGCGGATGAACAGCGTAAGCGAGTATGAGGACTCCTCATTCTAA
- a CDS encoding glycosyltransferase, whose translation MSRKVVIEINFNNYGLDPQRLTREWLERRMSIFRTFTLHSLKAQTNQDFLTVVKLSKESGDLMQEILAQQEPLPSNIRFGTHIESVRAILAFAEGAEHIYIARLDSDDLYHRTFVQQLYDVQPQPQTMALINQNGYLWDSVNNEMAPAFHRSPQFYVYLYKTAEYAAGYRVKLPGRGTHGNVIDLPHELLAPRNYVNIVHSNNTSVKKVPPKDRLSPDEMAQVLREFMN comes from the coding sequence ATGTCCAGGAAAGTCGTGATTGAGATTAATTTCAATAACTATGGGTTGGACCCGCAGCGGCTCACAAGAGAATGGTTGGAGCGGAGAATGAGCATTTTTCGCACCTTTACCTTGCACTCTCTTAAGGCGCAGACGAATCAGGATTTTCTGACCGTTGTGAAGCTATCCAAGGAGTCGGGAGATTTGATGCAGGAGATTCTTGCCCAGCAGGAGCCCCTTCCCAGCAATATTCGATTCGGGACCCATATCGAGAGTGTACGGGCGATTCTGGCCTTTGCAGAAGGAGCCGAGCACATCTATATTGCCCGTCTGGATTCAGATGACCTGTATCACCGGACCTTCGTCCAGCAGCTCTATGACGTGCAGCCACAGCCGCAGACGATGGCACTAATCAATCAGAACGGTTACCTGTGGGACAGCGTGAATAACGAGATGGCCCCGGCGTTTCACCGTTCGCCGCAATTCTATGTCTACTTATATAAAACGGCCGAGTATGCAGCAGGATACCGGGTGAAGCTCCCGGGCAGAGGGACGCATGGCAATGTCATCGATCTGCCGCACGAGCTCCTCGCTCCGCGCAATTACGTCAACATCGTTCATTCAAACAACACGTCGGTTAAAAAGGTACCGCCAAAAGACCGGTTAAGCCCGGACGAGATGGCTCAGGTATTACGTGAATTCATGAACTGA
- a CDS encoding NUDIX domain-containing protein, with the protein MGVGAVILNERNEVLLVWRNRQPEQYTWSIPGGKVDPYESLETAVIREIKEEVDLDISIDQLLCTAETIRPEREEHWISVLYSARNIRGIARNLEEGGAIGEIGWFPLHDLPSPLACFAVPALEAAKRLYMD; encoded by the coding sequence ATTGGTGTCGGAGCCGTTATCCTGAACGAACGCAATGAGGTGCTTCTCGTATGGCGGAATCGTCAGCCGGAGCAGTACACTTGGAGCATTCCCGGGGGTAAAGTCGACCCATACGAATCACTGGAAACGGCGGTCATTCGGGAGATCAAGGAAGAAGTGGATCTGGATATTAGCATCGATCAATTGCTCTGCACCGCTGAGACCATTCGTCCGGAACGAGAAGAACATTGGATATCGGTCCTCTACTCGGCCCGGAATATCCGCGGCATCGCCCGAAACCTGGAAGAAGGCGGCGCAATTGGCGAGATCGGCTGGTTCCCGCTCCATGACCTGCCTTCCCCACTGGCCTGTTTTGCCGTACCTGCCCTAGAGGCAGCTAAGCGACTTTATATGGATTAG
- a CDS encoding ankyrin repeat domain-containing protein, whose protein sequence is MNQSEAIRALFQAAQHGDVANLQSVLATFPELANTENVDGLTPLGYASHYGQADAVRTLLDHGADVNAISHSKISFIPSNTALHASLAGERSSEVIRLLLEHEASCSILDSDGQNALHSAAFHTDQAELIQLLLQHGADPNALNAAGQTALDIATERGNTSTASYLREAAATK, encoded by the coding sequence TTGAATCAATCCGAAGCAATTCGCGCTTTATTTCAGGCAGCACAACATGGTGATGTAGCGAACCTGCAATCGGTTCTTGCAACCTTCCCTGAGCTGGCCAACACCGAGAATGTAGATGGGCTTACCCCACTGGGATATGCCTCGCATTATGGACAAGCAGATGCAGTTCGTACTCTTCTTGATCATGGAGCAGATGTAAATGCCATTTCTCATTCCAAGATCTCATTCATTCCTTCCAATACTGCGCTGCACGCGTCGCTTGCAGGGGAGCGTTCCTCAGAGGTCATCCGTTTGCTGCTGGAGCATGAAGCATCTTGCAGTATCCTTGACAGTGATGGACAGAATGCCCTCCATTCGGCAGCATTTCATACGGATCAAGCTGAACTGATTCAACTGCTGCTACAGCATGGTGCGGACCCGAATGCTCTGAATGCAGCAGGTCAAACTGCACTGGACATTGCAACTGAACGCGGCAACACTTCTACCGCCTCCTATCTGCGAGAAGCAGCTGCAACGAAATAG
- a CDS encoding S66 family peptidase has protein sequence MNTHSIRYPQPLASGDTIGVAAPSSGVDESLHHYLNESKRNMERLGFHVQESRWLRQNIKCVSSSKENRAEEINTFFHDPAIKAIIPPWGGEFLMDILPLLDWEALRTLPPKWVLGYSDISTFLFAYTLLTGTATAHGTNYVDLRSNKLDPVTARWIDVLQTGQGGQITQSSSTHYQSAWIQESPGFNLDTPSRWKLLGQPDDANASVTFSGRLLGGCMDTITCLIGTPYAPVATYLDQYCADEGTIWYLESCEMNAGDIYRHLWQMRQAGWFAGVKGFLFGRPAGYSDTGDFNFTDALSSALGDLNVPVLYDVDLGHIPPQITFVNGALGLVDYQAGRAGLQMSFV, from the coding sequence ATGAATACCCATTCCATCCGTTACCCCCAGCCGCTTGCCTCAGGAGACACCATTGGTGTGGCCGCACCTTCAAGTGGTGTGGATGAGTCCCTGCATCATTATCTGAATGAGAGCAAACGCAATATGGAGCGACTTGGTTTCCACGTTCAGGAGAGCCGCTGGCTGCGGCAAAATATCAAATGTGTAAGCTCATCCAAAGAGAACCGTGCAGAAGAGATAAACACCTTTTTCCATGATCCAGCGATCAAGGCCATCATTCCACCGTGGGGCGGAGAGTTTCTGATGGATATCCTGCCATTGCTGGATTGGGAAGCTCTACGGACATTACCGCCGAAATGGGTTCTGGGCTACTCGGATATCAGCACCTTTTTATTCGCCTATACTCTGCTCACGGGAACGGCTACAGCACATGGTACCAACTATGTGGACCTTAGATCGAACAAGCTCGATCCGGTGACTGCCCGCTGGATTGATGTATTACAAACGGGTCAGGGAGGACAGATTACGCAATCTTCCTCCACTCATTATCAATCGGCCTGGATACAGGAGTCGCCCGGTTTCAATTTGGACACCCCTTCTCGCTGGAAACTTCTCGGTCAACCAGATGATGCAAATGCCTCTGTTACGTTCTCAGGACGACTCTTGGGCGGCTGTATGGATACCATCACCTGCCTAATCGGCACTCCTTACGCGCCGGTTGCAACGTATCTGGACCAGTATTGCGCGGATGAAGGCACCATCTGGTATTTGGAGAGCTGCGAGATGAATGCAGGGGATATTTATCGCCATCTGTGGCAGATGAGACAGGCCGGCTGGTTTGCGGGCGTAAAGGGCTTTTTGTTTGGCAGACCAGCAGGTTACTCGGATACCGGGGATTTCAATTTCACCGATGCCTTGTCCTCTGCACTTGGAGATCTGAATGTGCCTGTACTTTACGATGTGGACCTCGGTCATATCCCTCCGCAGATTACTTTTGTGAATGGAGCACTGGGCCTTGTCGATTATCAGGCTGGACGCGCGGGACTTCAGATGTCATTTGTGTAA
- a CDS encoding DUF4179 domain-containing protein, with the protein MTDEQKQFEELEQRLHGRKTEYDTITVPDAAVQQSVQTGIRQAARRRKSRVRWYMSSISAAAIILLFTGCIRVSPAFASFVEQWPGMEGIVSMIRQDKGLQMAIDQSLLQKVGITDEHDGASVTIDGIITDESRMVIFYTMKGMKDPEKGEYDIDLLDENGDNLPVAFGYSSPKPTSDENVYENMIDVVFTDEATPPDELSVVFKTRGKANPGEWKITLPVDKNLTKGMKRVLPVNQTLTVDGQRIDVKQATLYPTRLVLDVAFDPKNTKKVFGFRDLQLVDEQGRAWRTDTTMGGDGERSIYFESMYFSIPKKLTLQGSGLSGLDKDELDLSLDLESGTITGGPPTMKFMGSQIAGKDRILMFSVPDMEGGFALGFTEIKDKAGKTYNVPTSSYRSGDGDSSGITTVHSTVENGAKIKGLLKMKLSTYPMKIKAPFSLEIPLDN; encoded by the coding sequence ATGACCGATGAACAGAAGCAGTTTGAGGAGTTGGAACAACGTCTGCATGGACGTAAAACGGAATACGATACGATCACTGTTCCGGATGCTGCTGTGCAGCAGTCTGTACAGACCGGAATTCGTCAGGCTGCACGCAGGCGTAAATCGCGGGTACGCTGGTACATGAGCTCGATCTCGGCAGCGGCCATCATCCTGCTGTTTACCGGATGTATCCGAGTCTCCCCCGCCTTTGCCTCCTTCGTGGAGCAATGGCCTGGCATGGAAGGCATCGTCAGCATGATTCGCCAGGACAAAGGCCTGCAGATGGCGATTGACCAATCTTTGCTGCAGAAGGTCGGGATTACCGATGAGCATGACGGGGCTTCTGTGACCATTGACGGCATTATTACCGACGAGTCACGCATGGTTATTTTTTATACGATGAAAGGCATGAAAGATCCGGAGAAGGGTGAGTATGATATCGACTTGCTTGATGAGAATGGTGACAATCTCCCTGTTGCTTTTGGCTATTCTTCACCCAAACCCACTTCAGACGAAAATGTGTACGAGAATATGATTGATGTTGTTTTTACCGATGAGGCCACTCCTCCCGACGAGCTGAGTGTGGTGTTCAAAACCAGAGGTAAAGCGAATCCTGGAGAATGGAAGATCACCCTACCTGTAGATAAAAATTTAACCAAAGGCATGAAGAGAGTTCTGCCAGTGAACCAAACATTAACGGTAGATGGGCAGCGTATTGATGTCAAACAAGCTACGCTTTACCCGACTCGCCTCGTACTTGATGTGGCATTCGATCCGAAAAATACGAAGAAGGTGTTTGGATTCAGAGATCTTCAACTGGTTGATGAGCAAGGGCGTGCGTGGAGAACGGACACAACAATGGGTGGCGATGGCGAACGTTCCATTTACTTTGAGAGCATGTATTTCTCCATTCCGAAAAAGCTTACTTTGCAAGGGTCTGGTCTTTCTGGTCTGGATAAGGATGAACTGGATCTCTCCCTTGATTTGGAGTCTGGGACTATTACAGGAGGTCCTCCAACTATGAAGTTTATGGGAAGCCAAATTGCTGGAAAAGACCGGATTCTAATGTTCTCTGTACCAGACATGGAGGGCGGATTTGCTTTGGGCTTTACCGAGATTAAGGACAAAGCTGGCAAGACTTACAATGTCCCAACCTCAAGTTACCGCTCTGGAGATGGAGATTCTTCAGGGATCACAACCGTCCACTCTACTGTTGAAAACGGAGCAAAAATAAAAGGTCTTCTAAAAATGAAGCTGAGCACTTATCCAATGAAAATCAAAGCACCATTCTCTCTGGAAATTCCTTTGGATAACTAA